ACACAGTGTTTAAATTCCTCATGATGCTTAGTGGGTCTTTATAGGTCTCCCTCACTTGAATGTCGGCTCCACCAGGACAGAGATTTGGTCTGTTGTCTATTCACTGTGGGGTCTACAGTTACTAGAATAGGCCCTGATACATAGtacgtgctcaataaatgtttgctaaatgaatgaacttATTGCTTGAGGATGCCAGTAAACTAAGGATAGGCACAGAGTGACCCCAAGTCACCTAGTTCCTACCCCGTAGCCCCGGGTCCAACCCTACCTGCAGACAGGTACATTCCTCCGTGATTCTCCTCTATGGTAAATCTTCTTCTGTCAAGATGTGaagacaggccgggcacagtggctcacgcctgtaatcctagcactctgggaggccaagacaggtggatcacctgagatcaggagtttgagactagcctggccaacatagtgacaccccatctctactaaaagacatgcaaaaaaaaaaaaaaaaaagctgggcatagtggcgtgtacctgtaatccaagctagctggtaggctgaagcaggacaactgctggaacctgggaggtggaggctgcagtgagccgagatcgcaccactgcactccagcctgggtgacacagtgagactccctctagaaaaaaaaaaaaaatatatatatatatatatatgaagacaAAATTCTGATAAGTGAAAGAAGGACTGTGTGCATGAGAGATTTGCCAAATGTCTGCATCTCTGCTGAATATTCTCAACTCGGCCGACATTCATGAGCACCTAGTGTGTACCAGGTGCCATACTAGCAACTGAGGAGCTAGCAGTGACCAAAAATAAAGACCCTATCCTCATGGAACTAGTGGGGAGAGATGCCATCAGATAAATGGATAACATTAGAAGTGAACGTTATttagagagaaataaagacagctggccgggcacggtggctcacgcctgttaattccagcactttggaaggccaaggtgggtggacgaggtcagaagttcgagaccagccttgccaacatggagaaaccccgtctctactaaaaataccaaaactagcTGGGGgtcgtggcatgcacctgtagtcccagttactcaggaggctgaggcaggaggatcgcttgaacccgggaggtggagattgcagtgagttgagatcgtgccattgcactccaacctgggtgacagagcaagactccatctcgaaaaaacaaaccaacacaacaacaataactacaaaaacaaataatcagaGAGTGAAATGTGTGCAATTTTGGGCAGGCAGTCCAGGAGAGCCTCTCTGAGTCTCTGAGTAGATGATATTTTGACCAAAGACCTAAAAAgagtggagggaaaaaaaagttggctgggcgcggtggctcacacctgtaatcccagcactttgggaggccaaggctggcagatcacctgaggtcagaagttcgagaccagcctgaccaacatggagaaaccctgtctctactaaaaatacaaaatcagccatgcgtggtggtgcatgcctataatcccagctacttgggaggctgaggcaggagaatcacttgaacctgggagacggaggttgcaatgagccaagatcatgccattgcaccccagcctgggcaacaagagcaaaactctgtctcaaaaaagaaaaaagaaaaaaaaagccagaaggaTATCTGGAAGCTGACTGCTACACACACAAGATCATCAAGTACAAAGGACTTGTGGTGAGGCTGTATTCAGCATGCTCCCATGTATGTAACTATGCTGGACTCTGTGATGTGGGTGTTACTACTGACTATttgtgcatttttgttttgttctgttttgttttgtttttgttgagatagggtgttgctctgttgtccaggctggagtgcagtggcataatcactgCTCACTGCGGCTTTGACttccttgggctcaagcaatcctcctgcctcagactcccgagtagctaggactacaggtgcacgccaccacacctggctaaatttttttttttttttgagacagagtctcgctctgtcgcccaggctggagtgcagtggcatgatctcggctcactgcaagctccgcctcccgggttcacgccattcttctgcctccacctcccaagtagctgggactacaggtgcccaccaccatgcctggctaaatttttttttctatttttagtagagatggggtttcactgtgtaagccaggatggtcttgatctcctgacctcatgatctgcccacctcagcctcccaaagtgctgggattacaggcatgagccacaccgcGCCCAGTGATATTAAAAATtagcacctggctaatttttaagtattttgtagagatggggtctcactacattgcccaggctggtcttgaactcttggcctcaagcaatcctcctgccttggcctcccaaagcactgggactacagacataagccaccataccaggcctgTTTGTGCATCTGGAGTGTTGAAATGTGAGGTGAATCATGGGTTGTGTATCTGCTGGGGGATGGGGACTGAGGTAGGGTGTTTGACAGCGCAGTGTATCGGTGTGCTtcactgtgtgtgtctgcgtgtgtagTGGCAATGTCATAGTTACGTGTTTTGCAAGAGAAAGGGTGTGGGGGATGAATGTGGGACAGAGTTTGTATGGGATGCTGTGTGTCAGGATAGGGCAAGGTTGGAGCATGTGCATGATGGAGATTCTGAAAATAGAATATATTCAGAGATGCCGTggtgggtgtgtgtttgtgtgtgtgtgtgtgtgtgtgtgtagaggggtGTGAGGGTGCCCAgctgtgtgagtgggtgtgttgGGGGATGTCGTGGAGCTGTTTTCTGGTcccagagggagagaggaagccCAGGAAATCTCACTTTCTCCCTGCCCCTGGGTCTCCAGGCAACGGCACCACTTTGGAGTTACCAGGAGACAAGGTTGCCAGGGCAACACAGGCGTGAGTGGCAGCTCTGGGACGAAGTCTGGGTGAGAAGATCCAGCCAGGGATCACGATCATTCACTTtgttcctccctttctccctgttTCTCATCAATCCCACTTCCCTTCCTTCATTGTCTTAACGAGCCTGTATTTGAGAACCTACAAATGTGCCAGGTGCTATTGTGGGTACTGGAGAACAGAAGTGAACAAGACAAACAATGTCCCTGCTGTATCTCTCCTTCAGTGTTTCAGCTcctgtctctttgtctctcctGCTCCCTTCTTTGTCCTGCGGTCCTGCCCTGCCCCCGTACCACAAGGAAGGCCCCACAGAACCCCTTAGCCAGTGAGGAAGTTGAGAgccttcatctcacagactttcgGGGATGGCTGTGTCCCTGAGCCTGTGTCCCCAGACACACACTCCTGCCCATACTCAGgtgcacagaaagacaagcacACAGCTCATCCCCCTCTTCAATTCTCAGTTGTCATTGGATGACATCAGCAAaaccacacacaaatacatgccGATCACAATACTCCTCTGAGATATCATAAGCCCCATTTTACAGGAGGGCAAACTGAGGCTAGGCGACTTTCAAGAATATGTCACTCATTCTGGTCTGCTCCTCCAATTCTTAATCCTTATATTTGTCTCATTAGCTGACAATAACAGTATTCGTGCTGGTTCCCCCAGCAGCCTCCCTTAAGGAAGGGCCTTATTTCCCTATTTCCCTCGAATGCACCCTTTCCTCCGCATAGGTTCTAACCCTTCGCTCATTCCCCAGAGGAATCGAGTTTTGATGGACAGATTCCTAAACCAATAGAGAAACTAAGTGAACTGTACCGAAGCAGCCTCGACTTGGGCGGGACTAAGACTGGGAAAGAGCCACCAATTGGACAGAGCTACGCGGCGAATGGCGGAGACGCTGAGGCGGGTGCTGACCAGGGACGGTGCGGCCTGGTCCGGGGAGGAGAACACGGCTGCCGCCGGACCGCCTTTGCTGCTTCTCGGCGCACCAGGGTCTGGAAAAACAGCGCTGCTATTTGCTGCGGCCCTAGAGGCGGCGGGGGAGGGCCAAGGCCCAGTCCTCTTCCTGACACGGAGGCCTCTACAAAGCCTGCCCCGCGGGACCGGAACGACTCTAGACCCAATGCGACTCCAGGTAACTGTGCGGTGGGAGTGGAGGCGTTCTAGCCAATGGTGGAGTAGATCCGGGACTACTGAGTGACAGGTAGACAAGCCCATGGAGGGGACGGTGGAAGGGCGGGCCAGGGCAGCCACGATGGGGCGGAGTCAGGCAGGCGCAGTGAGGGGTGGCACCACGCGGAGCTTAATTAAGATTgaagtgccgggcgcggtggctcaagcctgtaatcccagcactttgggaggccgagacgggtggatcacgaggtcaggagatcgagaccatcctggctaacacggtgaaaccccgtctctactaaaaaatacaaaaaactagccgggcgaggtggcgggcgcctgtagtcccagctactcgggaggctgaggcaggagaatggcgtgaacccgggaggcggagcttgcagtgagctgagatccggccactgcactccagcctgggcgacagagcgagactccgtctcaaaaaaaaaaaaaaaaaaaaaaaaaaaaagactgaagtgAGAGCCCATCCAATGATGGGCGGTGTTAGCAAGAGGCGGTGCCCAGAGGGTGAAGTCAGGCCCATCAAGGGGCGGGGCCAAGCTTGGGTCCATTCAGGACCAGAGTTGGCTCCTGTTGGCGTCAAGGATGAGGTCAGACCGACAATGCAATGCTGGGGGACGGTTTTCCGTGGAAAAACTGCCCTAGAGATTTggccaaaaacaagcaaaaatgacTTGCCCTCAACTAATACTCGGCAGTGATGAGTGCTGGAAAAAGGGACGAATACAAGAATATTTAACCACTCTGAGCTGGTTCATCCTGGAACCAAGGAAAGTATGCAAGGAGGCAGGGTTCTCTTGCAAGCAGTCTGGCTTCTTGTGCTGAATCCGGccctttccttctgtttctccttCTAGAAGATCCGCTTCCAGTACCCACCCTCAACCCGAGAGCTTTTCCGGTTCCTGTGCTCTGCCCATGAAGCCCCGGGGCCAGCCCCCTCCCTTCTGCTGCTCGATGGCCTAGAAGAGTACCTAGCGGAAGACCCAGAGCCCCAGGAAGCCGCCTACCTCATTGCCTTACTTCTAGACACAGCTGCCCACTTCAGCCACCGGCTTGGGCCTGGCCGGGACTGTGGGCTCATGGTGGCCCTCCAGACCCAGGAGGAGGCAGATAGTGGGGACGTCCTGCACCTGGCACTGCTCCAGCGGTATTTTCCTGCCCAGTGCTGGCTGCAGCCAGATGCACCAGGTCCAGGAGAACACGGCCTCCGAGCCTGCCTGGATCCAGGCGGGCTGGGCCCCAGAACAGAGTGGTGGGTGACTTTCCGATCAGATGGAGAAATGATGATTGCTCCATGGCCCACCCAGGCTGGTGACCCCAGCTCAGGCAAGGGTTCAAGCTCTGGAGGCCAGCCCTGAGCTTTGGTGGGTGACCACCTCTCTGTGTTTCAGTTGCCCATGGCTACTTACCTCAGGGACATATGCAGATCCAAAGACCTAAACAATGTAAagtgctttttctcttttaaaagtatAGCATTATCTTGTATCTATTGTACCCAATCAAtatattgtttagttttgttgctttaaactttataaaaagagcttcaggccgggcgtggtggctcacgcctgtaatcccagcacttagggaggctgaggcaggcaggttaccagaggtcaggagttgggagaccagcctgcccaacatgatgaaaccctgtatcaactaaaaatacaaaaaaaattagctgggtgtggtggcaggtgcctgtaatcctagctactcgggaggcttaggcaggagaattgcttgaacccaggaggcggaggttgcagtgagccaagattgtgccattacactccagcctgggcgacaaagcgagactccatctcaaaaaaaaaaaaaaaaaaaaaagtttcatgatAAACATAATCTTCTGAGACTTCCTTTTTGCACTCAACGTTGTTACTAAGATTCAGCTACATTTttttagttcattcctttttctgtatTGCATATAATTCCATGGGTGACTATACCCTGATTTCTTCATTAGATTGCCTTATttactgctgtgaacattcttgcaCACATGTCCTGgcacgtgtgtgtgttttcaggggccgagacaggtggatcacctgaggtcaggagttggagaccagcccagccaacatggtgaaaccccgtctctactaaaaatacaaaacttagccaggcgtggtggctggcacctgtaatcccagctacttgggaggctgagacaggagaatgcttgaacccaggaggcagaggttgcagtgagctgagatcgagccactgcattccagcctgggtgatggagatgagactccgtctcaaaaaaaaaaaaaaaaaggccgggcgcagtggctcaagcctgtaatctcagcactttgggaggccgagacgggcggatcacgaggtcaggagatcgagaccatcctggctaacacagtgaaaccccgtctctactaaaaaaatacaaaaaactagccggtcgaggtggcgggcgcctgtagtcccagctactcgggaggctgaggcaggagaatggcgtgaacccaggaggcggagcttgcattgagctgagatccggcccactgcactccagcctgggcgacagagcgagattccgtcttaaaaaaaaaaaaaaaaaaaaaaaacagccagccttggtggtgcacgccagtagtcccagctactcgaaaagctgaggcaggaggatcacctaagcccaggaggtcaaggctgcagcgaaccATGTTGGAGGTACTGGGCTCCAGCCTATGTAACAGAGACCCTGTCCGTAGTTAAACCAAAACTCCCATTGAGTTACTTGCTGACACCAAGTGTCATCAGAGTACTCTCTTAGAACATGGCCTGATTCagaattattgttattattgttagtTGCAGAGACTAGCTAGAGGCCTGTTAAACAGCTTTGCTCTTCCTGGGTGAAGAACTAAACTAAGTTTCTCAGCCTTTCCTGTGACTGGGGTCATGTGACTGTTCCCAGCCAATGAGGtgtgagaagaaaagaggaagtccaTTTCCGGGCCAGATCCCTCAAATGGCCCATTGAGAGTCATTGCTGCCCGTTTTCTTCCCTTGCTGACTAGCAGTTTGTAGAATAGAGGATCCATCTAAGTACCCTAAGAGAAGGTAGAGCTACAGACTGGAAGAGTCTTATCCTCTGACTCATCCTGTGGATGGCTGCCCATTTGAGCTGAGTTAGGAGAGAGAAATCACTTAGTGTGGTAAGCCACTAAGATTTAGGAGCTGTTTAACATACTATTTTATGTTATGATTAGTATTCAGATTACAGGTTCAGCTTCTGAATAAGTTCAAGAACTTTAACTTCTACCCCATGGCCTATGCCCAGGGGAAGATGGGACTTACAGGGTGTTTGTAAAAATCATGGTAGAAAAacttacatacatatgtatataaagatagatagatttaaaaaaaaaaacaaactatacaTATTTAAAGATACTGCAAGGTTGTGATTTCCTGAGCAGGATGGACTGGGCAGACAAAATCAGCAATGCCCCTACTCCTGAGAGAGGCCTCGCCCTCCCTGTTCAGTAAGTCTTGAGTCTGCAACTGGCTCTCTGAGTCATGTTGGATCCCCGATCATCTGCAGCCTGGTGTCCTAAGAGCAAGCCACATAGCTAGGGGGCAGAGGCTCAGCGGCTGGGATAAGGCTGTTCTCATAAGGGTTGGAGTAGGGGCCATCGGATAAGCCCCCTTGGGCTCCCTGGGAGTCCCCTGAGCTATAGTCAGTTGAGATGCCAGAGTCAGATACGACAAGGTACAGGTACTTTAGGTGGGGTGGGGTAGAGGGCAGCTCAGGGGACAGTGCCCATGGACGCAAGAGCTGGGAGCTGGGGTCCAGGATGGTGTACTCGAAGCTGGCAGCAGAGGCTCCCTCTGGGCTAGGCTTCGAGGCCAAAGCAGATGAGCAGGAGGATGCTTCTGAGCCTTCATCCATGGCCACTGTGTCCACACTGCCATCAGGCCCTGGGAGGTCCTCACTGGGCGGGTTCCGGGGCAGCAACCATTTGTCCAGCACCAGATAGGTATCCTGGGCATGCCCACTGCCCACCGGCTCCAGCAGGGGGCCCTCATCATCTGTCCCCGGCTCCACTGCCTGCATCGTCCCCCAGCAGCGCTCTGAGAGGACTTCCAGGGAGGCAGGTGGGTCCTCTGTGAAGGGGGTGCAGGGGCTCCACCACAGGCAGCCATCGTTCTGGTACAGCCACAGCTGAAGAAATAGCACCAACCTGCTCAGAGAGGCCTGCAGTTTGGCTGCAAGAAGCAGGGAAGCCCAGGCACTGAGGGGACAACCAGGTCACCTACCTGGAAGTTACCCTTGTGGGTGGTGAAGAGGCCTTCAAACTCGCTCTCTGGGCTCGGGATGCCAGGCCAGATCTTCTGCTTCAGAGCCCTGTTGAAGCCGATAGAAACAGTTATATAGATATGACTCATTGAACACTCACCAATACCCCCTCCACTCCCAGTCATAGGGGCACAGATACTCCTAGTCCCTGTGATCACAATGGAGGCAGAGGAGTGCATCAGGGCTGGGGGACAGGGGTTTTGACTGAAGCATCAGCAAGGCCCTACAAAAGGGTAACTGGAACAGGGTATTGAAGGGTGCATAGGAGTTCAATATACCTTGGTCATTCTCCCTTTAATCCTGgctatggccaggtgcagtggcttacaccagcactgtaatcccagcactttgggaggctgaggtgggaggatcacttgaacccaggagttcaaggccaccctggaaaacatagtgagaccccatctctaaaaaaaacaaaaaaaaaaaatcaaaaaaccaaaaccctggCCCAGACTTTTCCAGGAGGTCCATGATGTCACTTCATAGATAAATATTATGTTGTTATGTTACCTTCTGGAGTAATGAGAGAAGGcattcagaataaaatccaagctgggcacggttgctcatgcctataatcccagtgctttgagaggctgatgtgagcagatcacctgaggtcaggagttctacaccagcctggtcaacatggtagaatcccgtctctactaaaactacaaaattagcagggcatgcacgcctgtgatcccagctactcgggcagttgaggcaggagaatcgcttgaaccaggaggtggagattgcaatgagccaagactgctgcactgcactccagcctgggcaacaagagtgactctgtctcaaaaacaacaacaacaacaaaaatccaaactCCTCCCCACAACCCTGCAGAAGGCCCTGGATTATATGACCCCTGTCACCTCCCTCATCTCAACATCTGCCATACCCCCTTACATACTGCTCTAGCCATGTggcaattcattttttttttttttttttgagacggagtttcactcttgttgcccaggctggagagcaatggtgcaatctcggctcacccacaacctccacgtcccgggttcaagcgtttctcctgcctcagcctctcgagtagctggaattacaggcgtaatgtgccaccacgcttggctaattttgtatttttagtagagacagggtttctccatgttggtcaggctggttgcaaactccgaacctcaggtgatccgtctgcctcggcatcccaaagtgctgggattacaggc
The sequence above is a segment of the Macaca nemestrina isolate mMacNem1 chromosome 20, mMacNem.hap1, whole genome shotgun sequence genome. Coding sequences within it:
- the LOC105472495 gene encoding ATPase SWSAP1, producing MAETLRRVLTRDGAAWSGEENTAAAGPPLLLLGAPGSGKTALLFAAALEAAGEGQGPVLFLTRRPLQSLPRGTGTTLDPMRLQKIRFQYPPSTRELFRFLCSAHEAPGPAPSLLLLDGLEEYLAEDPEPQEAAYLIALLLDTAAHFSHRLGPGRDCGLMVALQTQEEADSGDVLHLALLQRYFPAQCWLQPDAPGPGEHGLRACLDPGGLGPRTEWWVTFRSDGEMMIAPWPTQAGDPSSGKGSSSGGQP